The nucleotide window CCATTTCTATTAAAAGTATCATCCAAACGTTTTTCAACAAGAGAAAGGTCTTTTTTTTCAGTCTCAGAAACCGTTTTTAACGGTAACTTTTGAATTCGTTCCATATCCATAATTAAAGGCATCCAATGGTCTTCTCCATTTTGTTTGTCCTTTTTGATAAAAGGAACCATCGCATCCGGATAAGGATGACGGTCGTCCATGTATTGAGAATAAACTATGTCATCAAAAAACAGTTTCCCTTTGCTTTTAGCAGAGCTGCAACTTACTTTAAAAGTGTCATAATCTATAGCCTCTCCTTTTTTCGGTGCATTGCCACTCATTTCAAAAAAAGGAACTCTAATCGTTCGCCAGCCTGTAAAATTTAATTTAATCGGAAACCAAACTTCTTCTTTTCCTCCCTTTTCAAAAGAAATCTTGATTGCTTCATTTTGCGCTTTTTCATTGTACAAAGACATCACCAAAGTTGGGCTTGCCGGAAAGTAATCTCCGTATGATAATGGGCTTTCTTTTTTTGTCAATATCCTAAAATCAGACGTTTCAAAAAAACCGCCTCCGGACCATTGCCATTGCAAAGATGATTTTCCAAATTGATGGTGTTTTTCACTTATTGATAAACCACTTGATTTACTTTTTTTGAAATTAACTATTGATGTTTCTTTTTCAAAAGACTCTTTTGTTGGGCGGTTATCCATTTGTTGTGAAAAACACAACGCTCCCAATAAAAAGGAGTTTAATAAAAAAAACTTCTCAAGGACTTTCATTTCTATTTTCATCTTATTTATTTGACTTTTACTAAAAAATTCCCAATCAAAATTCTCATGTCATTTTGATTGGGAATATACTTAAGATATTTGAATTGTTTATTGTTTAACTATTGTACTTCTAAAAGTCTCCACACCATTTTGAACCACTACAATATAATTTCCGGAAGGCAAATCACCAACGAAAACATTTTGAGGCACAGCGGTAAAACGAACACCTCTAATCTTGTTGCCAAGAATATTATAGATACCAATGGTTGCATTCGGATCCAGTTTTGAAGATACACTAACATTAAAAGTATCCTGAACCGGGTTTGGATATACAGTAAAATTTGGCGAAGTTGATACTTCCTCTTTAGGAGCCATTTTCAATATTCCACTGCAAGAACCAAGACTATCTCCATGATTCAGATGTGTCTGAACTGCAGATTGAGCCACACAAATAACATTGTTGTTATGGCAAATCTGTACTTTATCATTATTGTTACCACATCTAACATCAAGAACATTAACTACAGTAGAAGCTGTCGCCTCGCATCCTCCCGCATACGTAGCTGTTACCGTATAAGTACCTGCCTGCGAAACTGAAATTGATGAACCGGTTGCTCCTGTGCTCCAAGTATAGGTACAATCCTGATTGTCTTGTGCCAATGCATTAAGGGTAAGCGATGTTGGTCCGTATCCTAGGTAAATGGTGTTTTTATCATCGATAGAAGGATTCATAGCATATACATCAGGGATAGATAATTGTACAGTTGGACAAACTACATTTACATTTACAGTTTCAGAAGTTGTTGCAGCATTATCATTATCGGTAGCTTTTGCAGTTATTGTATAAGAACCTGACGCAACATTGTTCCAGTTAAAGCTATATGGTGCTGTTGCATCTTCACCCAATTTAGTTACTCCGTTGAAAAACTCGACTTTACTTACACTTCCATCCGCATCGGCAGCATTGGCAGTAATCGTAATATTGGCAAGAGAATTATAACTATCATTTGCTGAAGGCGATGTGATTGCCACCGTTGGAGCTACTGGCTGTGGGTTGATTACTGCACTTGTCCCTACAGAAATACATCCACTTGCATTTTTAGCATATACAGTATAAGTTCCGGGATTCAAATTTTCGAAAACGCCCGATGTATTGTCAAACGCTACTCCATCTAAACTAAAACTTAAGTTTGTAATAGCACTTGTTACGGCAATACTTCCTGTTGCAATAGTAAAAGTCGGCTGAGTAGTTTCTAAAGTTGGTGCATCTGGTGTAGCTGGTTGTGTGTTGATTACGGCATTGCTCGCAGCAGAAATACACCCGTTTGCATTTTTAACATACACAGTGTAATCTCCAGAAGCTACATTTTCGAAAAGACCTGTAGTGTTTTCAAAAGTAGTCCCATCTAAACCAAAACTTAAATTTTCAACCGAACCAGTTACTTGAATACTTCCGGTAGCTTTAGTACAATTAGGCTGAGTAAGCTCTAGTATTGGTGCCACAGGAGTTGCATTTGGTAAAGCACAAGGGTTTACCGCCGCTAATTTTATTTCAACCGGAAGTCCGTCAGCAACAGTAAATGTAATTGTTGTTCCTTCAGCTGTTGCAGAACCAATATTGGCATTCGGGTTAGCTTGCGAAATAGTCCATTCGCTATTTAATGTCAAAGTAATCATCTTTGGAGTTGAAGGCGCAGTTCCCATATCAGGGTTGCTCACAGAAAGTACTATTTCTGAATAGTTTCCATTTAAAGATTTGTACATAACCAAACATGGTGTATCATTTGCTTTTACCAATCCGTCTGCAATTGTAGTGTTGGCAACAGGCAGTGCATAAGCCCAAGTTTTAGAAGCTTTGTGTTCGATTATCTGTTGGTTGGTATTGTTTTGATAAACAACATAAGGTTTGTCTTGGGCAGTCATTTGTTGCGCAAATGTGGCCATTCTACCTGAATCTGCAGAAGGAATACAAACAAATTCATACGAACTGTTTGTTGGTGCAGTTCCGTGATCCAAGTAAGCAAGGTGGTAATTGTTTCCATTATTACTTGCAATAGTAGCATCCGAAGGGTTAACTTGACTTTGGTAAGGTGTAATTTGATTCGAATTTCTGATTTTCAAAGTTCCAGAATTCGGTGAAATATAAAACCCCGTGCTGTAATTGTCAATAATCCAGTTCGGAGTTGTTCCTTCAAATGAATCCGTAGCCTGATTGGTTTTCACCTCTCCATTTACCAAAACATCAGCCGAATTATTATTTAACTTTTGAAACAAGGTTGTTACCGTAGGATTGGTAGTATCATCATTTTTAATTCCGCTACCCAAACAGATAATCATATCATCGATAGCAAAATAAGTTTTAGTAAATTCAAAAGTGCCATTATGGGTATTTGGTCCATAGGTCGCTCCAAATCCGACATTACTTTTCTCTTTAAATTTCATAGAAAACAATCCAGATTGTCCTATCGTTTTTGACAAAACAGCTTTATTGGCTTGATCCAGTGCCAAAGAACCCGCAAACCCATAGAAATTGGTTTCATCGATTCGTTCTCTTTCTGCATGCAGTTTACTCCAGGGCAATGCAATGGTTGTAGCGCCAGGATTGTAGTTCCAGTCCCAACCAATATCGCTGTACCCATTTCCTGTTGCAACATTCCCCGGATAAATAATATCCAATGCACCATAACCTTGGTATCTTCCAAATCGGTTTTGAGTAGCATAAATTTCAGAACCCCATAGCACATCCGATTGTCCTTTCATAGAGGCAACCCAATTGTTTTTTCTGTAAACTCCTAAATTTCCATAGTTAAATTGAACATATCCCTCTTCAAACGGGGTGACACTACTATAATTGAATTGGCTGTTAACACCATATCTTCTGTTGTAAACTCCCGCCAAAACCGGATCTGCAGTGCTTAATCCTAATATTGTCCCTCCAGTTATGGCAACATTTGCTAAAGTACTTGCTGATAAAGTAGTGGTTTTTGTTTGCGGATTTCTTCCAGCCATAGCAAAAGGCTTTGTTCCGGCATCATTCGAGTACATGGTCTGCGCGTAAACTGCATCTCTAAATCTTAGGTATGAAGGCTGGTCGATTTGAAAACTGGTTCCTTCCAAAGCTTTCAAATCAATAGAAGCTGTATTGAAAGCATACATATAACCGTCATAACTGTTATTATGATGATTGGACAAACCATCTTTTTTCAAACCATCTTTTGTACCATAACTATAAATCATAAAACGATCTAATAATCTTTTGGCTGTTTTTAGAAAACGTATTTTTTCATCATCCGTTTTAAACCAATCAGAATAAGCTAAATATACGTCTGAATACATGTAAATATCATCGGTAAGTATAGCGCCGTTACTTTGAGTGGTATTGAAGTCGTAATTTGGGTCAAAAAGGTGACTGAACGTACTTGTCTCTATAGCAAGTGAATTACCAAACAAATTTTTCACATTATCGGGTAAGTAACTATTTAAAAAGACTGCAGGTCGGGCAAATGTAGGGTAATCATAAAAATCTACTGCCGAATACGCGCTTGTACCTTGATTACAAAACAAGCTCGATATATACCAAACCGCTTTAACAGCTTTATCACTTATACTTGTATCGGTAGGATTAAATTTTAACCAATGAGCAAAGGTTTTTAAGAAAGTAATCTGACTAACATTTGTTACAGCGTTTCCGGTTATAGTGCTTCCTGTAACCGTAATATTCAAAGCATTATATGCAGTAATGGCATTGTTTAATGCTGTTGTCGAAGGAGCTGTCGTCCCTAAAATTTGATTTGACAAATTCGCACGGATTGTAGCTAAATCATTAATTTCTGAAGTGGTTGCAGTTGTAAGTGGCAAATCAAAATTAAATGTCGGCTTACACACGGGAAGCATATTAATGAATTGCCCATTCACTTTCACATAATCCAAACCTGCCTGACGGACAGGATTCAAATCATCAGCACGGACAAAACGTATCATAATTTGGTCCCCTTCACTCGAAACCGTAAAAACATAATTTAATGTAAGTGTGCCTACACTTGCGGTTGTTGTAACTGCCGCAGTTTCGGCCAAAACAACATTGTCTGTTACATTGTAAACCTGCATTTTGAATTTACAATATGAGGCCGCTGTTTGCCAATATTTTGTTTCAAGGCTAATTTGCCCATTCGCAAAAGGACTTCCTGTCAATAAATATTGTGTTCCTTGCAAAGCTGGCGTGTTAGCAGTCCCTTTGATAAGTACTGCCCCATCATTAAGACCATCACCATTATCAGCATCAGTTTTAACAGTAGAAACCGGTGTAGCATCTTCAATTTTTGACCAGGCAAAATCGCTTACATCAAAACTAACCGGTGGTGCCTGCATACTAATGAATTGCCCATTAACCTTTAAATAATCGATACCAGCCTGGCGAACAGCATTCAAATCATCGGCACGAACAAATCGCACCATAATTTGATCACCAACATCTGAAGACGTAAACGTATAAGATAAAGGAGTGTTACCAACAGCGCCTGTAACTGTAGTAATCACAGCCGATTCTGCCAAAACAAGATTGTCGGTTACATCAAAAACCTGCATTTTAAATTTCAAATACGATGTCCCAATTTGATAATAATTTACTTCAAGATTAATTTGTTCCCCAATAACCGGACTTCCGGTTAATTGATATTGGACTCCTTGTAATGCGGGTGTAGTAGCAGTGCTTTTTAGGAGCATCGCGCCATCAGCAACCCCGTCACCATTGTCGGCATCTGTATTAACAACAGTTACCGCGCCGGTATCTTCAATTTTAGACCAATTAAAATGGCCTGTATCAATGGTAATTTGTGCTTTGGCTCCATTTGCTAATAAAAGCAAATAAACCATAAGCAGAGTAATGTTAGATTTCATTGTTTTTGGTTTTTAGGTTAGTTAAGTAAGAAAGTTTTAAAACATACAATCAATTTGTATTGTGAAATAGCCACTACAAAAGTGTTTATTGTTTCATTTTCACGAATCTCCCATTCACTTTTAAACAATCAATAGCTAGTACTCGAACAGGATTTAAATCATCTGCACGAACAAATCGCACTGCAATTTGATCTTTGATACTGGAGGGCTTAAAAGTATATGGTAATGTAGCACTAACAACAGTTCCCTGACCTTTGCAAAGAATAATTGGTGTCTCTGCCAAAAGAATATTGTCAGTAATATCAAAAAGTTGCATTTTAATTTTTACAAATGAAGCTTCTGCTTGATAAATTTTGGCTTCAAGATCGATTTGTTCAAGATACCGAGGAGTCCCTTGCAATAAACACTGTACTCCTTGTAATTCAGGTGTACTGGTATTTGCTTTTAGAAGTACTGCACCATCTTTATTGGCATCTCCACCAGTTACTTCCTTATCAAGAAGACCTACCGGTGTTTTATCTTCAATTCTTGACCAGTTAAAAGTCAAAACTTGTTTATTATCACTTCCTATTTGTGCCATAGCACCACTGGAAATTAAAAATAGACAAATCAATAGAAGGGTAATTTTGTTTTTCATTTTAAAATGTTTTTTAAGAATTTAGGTTAAGTCAAATTTAGAGTATCAAAAAAACAGCAAGGGAAACAAACGTCTTTTTTGGGGTACAAATCGTCTTTATTTTACTCCAAACAACCCTTAAACTAATATCTATTAAACAATTAGATACAGGCCTTTCTATAGAGAGTTAGCTATGCCTTCACGATGGATAAGGGAACTAACCATCAACAAAAAATCACTAATATAGGAGAATCTAAAAAATTGATTTTAGGATTTTGAGACTTGAAATAGGCATGAGCAAATACCCTTTTTATCAAATACAAAAAGCAACTAATGCATTTTAAAATTTTGATTAAAATAGTCTGCGATAAGAAAAAGTGGCATCAAGTGTTCTATTGTAGTACCTATTAACTTACGAATACAAAATAGCGACAACTGAAAAAAGATGTTGCCTTTTTGTATTTCCCAACTGAGGACAATAAGAAATGTTTCATTATAGCACTGGATTATCGTCAATATCAATGGAATTTGTGCACCTAATATTCTCTATTAGAATTTATAGTAAATGGGGCTTTCAGGACATTTTCACCTAACTGCAAAAAAATAAATAAAAAAAATATCAATTCTGAAACGCTTGTTTCAAAAATAGTTTTACATTTGCAAAGTAAAATTAAATGAGATGGCTCGCTGTGTAGAATTTAACGAGGTCGAAAAAATTGAAAAAGCAATGAATGTCTTTTGGGAAAAAGGATATAATGCTACTTCAATGCAGGACTTAGTGGATGCCATGCAGATCAACAGAAGCAGCTTATACAACACCATTGGCGACAAACATCAGTTATTTATGAAATGCATTGGCAATTATTTTGATAATGCCATGTGTGAATTAAAACAAAAAGTTGCTAAAGAACCATCCGCCAAACAAGCATTGCTGAAAGTTATTACAGATAAAGCAGATTGGATTGTATCTTGTGACAAAGGATGTTTGGGTATGAAAACGATTTTCGAAATTGCTCCGGATGACAGCATAATACGAAATGTAATGAGTAAACAAAATGATATTTTCATTGAATTTATGGCTACAATAGTTCAAAAAGCTATGGATGATGGTGAAATGGACAATTCAGAAGATGCATCATTAATGGCTGAGTATATTGCAACCTCCTTTACAGGCTGGAAGCAATCATACATCGTTAATCAAAACCCAATCAAAATCAAAAAAATGTCAGAATTCCTGATTAAGAATATATTTAAATAGCCCCCTTTTTTTTACCTAAATTCTGAAACGTTTATTTCAGAAATTAAAATACAATAAGCTTACCAATTTTCAAACAACAGCATTGATTCTGAAACGATTATTCCAGAATTACTGCTATGGAACAACTATAACTTTTAATTAAAAACAGCATGAATTCTGAAACGTTTATTCCAAAAACAATAATATTCAATACTAATTTAAAACCAACTACTATCATGAAAAAGATCTCGTTTTTAAGCTTAATGGCTGTGTTTTTAATCAGCTGTGCCGATAAATCGCAGGCACCGGCTGCCGCCCCCGCTCCTGTCCTACCGGTCATGACAATAACTACTGCAAATACAACTACTGATGCCGAATATCCTGCTGCTTTACAAGGCGCTGTAGATGTAGAAATCCGTCCTCAAATAAGCGGAAACCTAGACCGTGTTTTAGTCGATGAAGGAGCTTATGTTACCAAAGGACAAGCATTATTCAAAATAAATGAACGTCCTTTCCGCGAACAATACAACAATGCTCAAGCTAGTCTTCACGCAGCCGAAGCCGCTTATATCAATGCCCAGCTTGAAGTTGACAAACTGACTCCTTTAGTTCAAAACAAAGTGGTTTCGGATTATCAGCTGAAATCGGCTAAAGCTTCTCAAAAAATTGCTTCTGCCAATATCGAGCAGGCTAAAGCATTGGCAGCATCTGCAAAGATAAATTTAGGATATACCACAATTACCGCTCCTGTAAATGGTTACATTGGAAGATTACCCAAAAAA belongs to Flavobacterium aquiphilum and includes:
- a CDS encoding TetR/AcrR family transcriptional regulator, encoding MARCVEFNEVEKIEKAMNVFWEKGYNATSMQDLVDAMQINRSSLYNTIGDKHQLFMKCIGNYFDNAMCELKQKVAKEPSAKQALLKVITDKADWIVSCDKGCLGMKTIFEIAPDDSIIRNVMSKQNDIFIEFMATIVQKAMDDGEMDNSEDASLMAEYIATSFTGWKQSYIVNQNPIKIKKMSEFLIKNIFK
- a CDS encoding polysaccharide lyase family 8 super-sandwich domain-containing protein, translating into MKSNITLLMVYLLLLANGAKAQITIDTGHFNWSKIEDTGAVTVVNTDADNGDGVADGAMLLKSTATTPALQGVQYQLTGSPVIGEQINLEVNYYQIGTSYLKFKMQVFDVTDNLVLAESAVITTVTGAVGNTPLSYTFTSSDVGDQIMVRFVRADDLNAVRQAGIDYLKVNGQFISMQAPPVSFDVSDFAWSKIEDATPVSTVKTDADNGDGLNDGAVLIKGTANTPALQGTQYLLTGSPFANGQISLETKYWQTAASYCKFKMQVYNVTDNVVLAETAAVTTTASVGTLTLNYVFTVSSEGDQIMIRFVRADDLNPVRQAGLDYVKVNGQFINMLPVCKPTFNFDLPLTTATTSEINDLATIRANLSNQILGTTAPSTTALNNAITAYNALNITVTGSTITGNAVTNVSQITFLKTFAHWLKFNPTDTSISDKAVKAVWYISSLFCNQGTSAYSAVDFYDYPTFARPAVFLNSYLPDNVKNLFGNSLAIETSTFSHLFDPNYDFNTTQSNGAILTDDIYMYSDVYLAYSDWFKTDDEKIRFLKTAKRLLDRFMIYSYGTKDGLKKDGLSNHHNNSYDGYMYAFNTASIDLKALEGTSFQIDQPSYLRFRDAVYAQTMYSNDAGTKPFAMAGRNPQTKTTTLSASTLANVAITGGTILGLSTADPVLAGVYNRRYGVNSQFNYSSVTPFEEGYVQFNYGNLGVYRKNNWVASMKGQSDVLWGSEIYATQNRFGRYQGYGALDIIYPGNVATGNGYSDIGWDWNYNPGATTIALPWSKLHAERERIDETNFYGFAGSLALDQANKAVLSKTIGQSGLFSMKFKEKSNVGFGATYGPNTHNGTFEFTKTYFAIDDMIICLGSGIKNDDTTNPTVTTLFQKLNNNSADVLVNGEVKTNQATDSFEGTTPNWIIDNYSTGFYISPNSGTLKIRNSNQITPYQSQVNPSDATIASNNGNNYHLAYLDHGTAPTNSSYEFVCIPSADSGRMATFAQQMTAQDKPYVVYQNNTNQQIIEHKASKTWAYALPVANTTIADGLVKANDTPCLVMYKSLNGNYSEIVLSVSNPDMGTAPSTPKMITLTLNSEWTISQANPNANIGSATAEGTTITFTVADGLPVEIKLAAVNPCALPNATPVAPILELTQPNCTKATGSIQVTGSVENLSFGLDGTTFENTTGLFENVASGDYTVYVKNANGCISAASNAVINTQPATPDAPTLETTQPTFTIATGSIAVTSAITNLSFSLDGVAFDNTSGVFENLNPGTYTVYAKNASGCISVGTSAVINPQPVAPTVAITSPSANDSYNSLANITITANAADADGSVSKVEFFNGVTKLGEDATAPYSFNWNNVASGSYTITAKATDNDNAATTSETVNVNVVCPTVQLSIPDVYAMNPSIDDKNTIYLGYGPTSLTLNALAQDNQDCTYTWSTGATGSSISVSQAGTYTVTATYAGGCEATASTVVNVLDVRCGNNNDKVQICHNNNVICVAQSAVQTHLNHGDSLGSCSGILKMAPKEEVSTSPNFTVYPNPVQDTFNVSVSSKLDPNATIGIYNILGNKIRGVRFTAVPQNVFVGDLPSGNYIVVVQNGVETFRSTIVKQ
- a CDS encoding efflux RND transporter periplasmic adaptor subunit; translated protein: MNSETFIPKTIIFNTNLKPTTIMKKISFLSLMAVFLISCADKSQAPAAAPAPVLPVMTITTANTTTDAEYPAALQGAVDVEIRPQISGNLDRVLVDEGAYVTKGQALFKINERPFREQYNNAQASLHAAEAAYINAQLEVDKLTPLVQNKVVSDYQLKSAKASQKIASANIEQAKALAASAKINLGYTTITAPVNGYIGRLPKKQGSLVSASDVEALTTLSDVHEVYAYFSLSETDFIKFKSQYAGNSIGDKIKNLPPVTLLLADSNVYPQTGKIDMVDGQFDKTTGAITVRATFPNPYKTLRSGNTGKIRLGLQHDDAILVPQSATVEMQDKVFVFTVSKENKVTKMPITVVGKNGINYLIKDGVKTGDQIVLSGIDKLQEGQVIQPEKSAAKIAQIINKK